Below is a genomic region from Streptomyces sp. RPA4-2.
GGCGGTGCGGCGGCGTCCGGGACACCGGAGGAATGCGCGGTCATCCAGCCGTCGGCGAGACGCGCACCGTCGGGATCGAGGCAGAGCAGGAAATGCCAGGTGCAGTCCAGCCCTCCGTCGCCGCTGCCCAGGACACTGGGATCACGGGCGAGCCACCGGGCGAACCGGAGTGAAGTGGCCCCGCCCACCGGCTCGTTGGCGTGCGCGCCGGCGACCGTGAGCAGCTGGCGCGGGCCGTGTCCGGCCGACAGCAGCCACAGCGGGCGGCCGGCACGCGAGGTCCCGATGTCGCGCAGACGCAAGTCGCCGGGCCGCGCGGCCACCGTCGCACGAGCGCCTCGCAGCAACTCGTCCAGGGTGGGATACGGGGTTCCCCGCATGCCGGGATCCGGTCAGGTGCCGTTCGCGTTGCTGGCCCCGGTGGTCTCCTTCTTGTCCAGCGGACGGATCACGATCCTGGCAGCCATGTGGTCCCCTCTCCTTCACAACCGACTGTGCGCAACAGCGGAGCCCGGTCCGTACCGGGCCGTCGAGCGGGTACGACGGGCTGGTCAGCCGCCGTTGCCCCCGCTGCTGTCACCCGTGGTCTCCTTCTTGTCCAAAGGACGGATCACGATCTTGGTGGGCACGCCAACTCCTCCCCCTCGCAAGGATGTTGCGTATCGCGGCGCAATCGCCGACCGCGTCTTGTCAAGGCTCGACTCGGGGCACCAGAGTGTCAAGGCATGTACCTGTAACGGGAAGGGGTCCTGGTGACGGTCACGGTCGAGACGCTCCGCCGGCCCCGGATCAAACCCGAGCACCGGGCCTACCGCACGATCGACGGCAACGTCCGCATCGGCAGCGTCATCCACGGCATCGGCGCGGAGATAGCGGACCCGGAGGGCTGGGTCTGGACCCTGGTCGGGGCGATGGACGGAACGCGGGGGCCGGCCGAGGTCGTCGACGCGGTGCTGCGGGCTCATCCCGGACTCCCCGCTCTCACGGACGAGGACACCCGTCAGGCGATGGCGGATCTGCTCGACGCCGGGTTCGTGGAGGACGCCGGAGCGCCCGTGCCGGTGTCCGGGCGGGAGCGCGTCCGCTACAGCCGGGGCGTGCCGCTGCTGCGCTGGATGGATCTCGGTCCCCGGGCGAACCCGTGGGACGCCCAGCTCCGGCTGGGCAGCGCCCGGGTGCTGCTCATCGGCGTCGGCGGCACGGGAGGCCATGCCGCGCAGAGTCTGGTCGCCTCCGGAGTCGGCCACCTGCACTGCGTGGACCCGGACGTGGTCGAACTGTCGAACCTCAACCGCCAGCCCCTGTTCCGCGAGTCCGACCTCGGCCGTCCCAAGGTGGAGGCCGCGCTCGGCACGCTGCGGGCCCTGAACTCGGACGTGACGGTGACCGGGGAGCGGCGAGAGGTGCGGGGGCCGGAGGATCTGGCGGAGCTGGTGCGCTCCGGGGCGCCCGAGGTCCCGCGTCCGCTCCCGGTCCCGGTCCCGCGTCCGTTCCAGGTCCCGCATCCGCTCCCGGATCCGCCCGGGGCCCCGCGTCCGCCCGAGGCCCGGCGCGCCTCCGAGCCGTACGACCTGCTCGTTCTCGCCGCCGACCGCCCGGACGACATCCGGCGCTGGGCGAACCGTGTCTGTCTGGCCGCGGGCCTGCCGTGGGCCGACGCCGGATACCGGGGTCCCCTGGTGACGGCCGGGGTGCACGTGCCCGGCCGGGGAGCCTGCTGGGAGTGTCTGCGGGCCACGGAGGTCGCCCGCCGCGATCTGCGGCTGGCGCCGGGCCAGGACGAGGAGGCCGCCTCCCCGCATCTGCCGTGGAACCCCGCGAGCGCGGTCACCGCCGGTCTCTCCGGCGGGCTGCTCGCCCACGCGGCCCTGGCCCTGCTCACCGGCGTGCCCGCGCTCGACCCGGGTTTCCGGTTCGGGATGAACCTGATGCTGCCGGGGGATCCGGTGCTGGAGAGATCCCCGCGGCGGCCCGACTGCCCGGCCTGCGGCGACCGGCCCACCGGAGAACCCGCCAGAGAACCCACCGGGTCACAGACCGGAGGAGGGGCCGAGGGACCACCCGGAGAACGGGCCGGAGGCGGGACCGAACGGCGGGCCGGAGAGCGGGCCGGGGAACAGGCCGGAGAGCGGGCCGGAGGACAGCGGTGACCCGGTCCGCCGGGGAGCGTCACGGGTCCGTCGGCCCCACCGGCCCCCCGGCGTCCCCGGGCCCCACCCCCCACGTACGCCTCCACCGGCTCGACTCGCGCCCCGACGGGGACGAATGGATCGTCGGGCGCCTCGCGACCGGCCGGTTCGTCGCGCTGCCCGAGGTCGGCAAGCAGGCGCTGGACCTGCTCGGCCAGGGGCTGGGCGCCGCCGAGGTCGGGCGGCGGCTGCGGGAGGCGACCGGCGACGACATCGACGTACCCGATTTCGTCGAGGCGCTGGTGGACCTCGGGTTCGTGGCCGAGGTGGACGGACGGCCGACCGAGTCGCCGCCTCCGCCGAAGCCGACGTTCGCCCGGATCCGGCCCCGGCACGTGCGCTGGGTGCTGAGCCCTGTCGTCCCCGTCCTGGTCGGGCTGCTGATCGCGGTCGCCCTCCTCACCCGGCCGCCCGTTCCGCTCGGCTACCGCACCCTCCTGTGGAGCCCGCACGGCAGCGCGGTGATCGCGCTCGGCGCGGGCGTGGGCTGGACACTGCTGCTGCTCCACGAGTGCGCGCACCTGGTGGCCGCCCGCGCGACCGGCGTGCCCGGCCGGATGCGGCTGGGCACGCGGCTCCAGTTCCTGGTCATGCAGACGGACATCAGCGGCATCGAGATCGCCCCGCGCCGCCACCGTCTGACCGCCTACCTGGCCGGCATCGCCACCAACCTGTCCGTCGCCTCGCTCGCCGCCCTCGCGGCGGGCACCACGGACGGCACGGCCCGCGGGGTCCTCGCCGCCGTCGCGCTGCTCGCCCTGCTCCCGCTGCCCTTCCAGCTCATGGTCTTCATGCGTACCGACCTGTACTTCGTCCTCCAGGACCTGACGCGCTGCCGCGATCTGTACGGGGACGGGGTGGCGTTCTCCAAGTACGCGGCCCGGCGCGTGCTGCGACGCGCGCCCGCCCCGGACCCCAGCCTCGATCTGCCCCTCCACGAACGGCGGGCCGTGCGGGTGTACAGCGCCGTGCTCGTCGTGGGCACCACGCTGTGCCTCGCGTTCCTCGCGACCGTCACCCTGCCCGCGGACGTCATCCTGTTCGCCCGTGCGGTGACCCGGCTGGGCCCCGGCCACTCCGCGGCGCAGCGCCTCGACTCCGCGGCGGTCGTGGTCGCGCTCGGCGGGGTCCACCTGCTGTGGGCGCGCACCTGGTGGCGGGGGCGCGGAGTCAGTGCGGAACCATCCCGCCCGTGACGTTGACGAACGTGCCGGTGATGCCGCCCGCCCGGTCGGAGGCGAGGAACGCGGCGGTGGCGGCGATCTCCGCGAGGGTGGGGTTGCGGCGGGTCATCCGCATCCCGGCGAGGTTCGCGAGCAGTCCCTGAAGGGCCGTCTCATCGAGGTCCATACGGCTGTCGACCGCGGCGAGCTTCTCCCGGGTCAGCGTCTCGGGCACCCCGGCCGCCCACAGGCCCACGACCCGCAGTCCGCGCGGTCCCAGCTCCGTCGCCAGGTTCCGCACCAGCGTGTCGATCGCCGCGTCGGCAGGTCCCGTGCCGCCCATCATCGGACTGCCGTGCGCGGAGCCGCTGTTGAGCGTGAGCACCACGCCCGAGCCCGCCTCGGCCATGCGCCGGGCGGCGGCGCGGGCGGTCGTGAAGGTGGCGCGGATGCCGGTCTCGACAGGCCGTACGAAGTCCTCGACCGGCAGGTCGACCAGCGGAACTCCTTGCACGTCGCCCCGCGTGACCAGGTTGAACGAGATGTCGACGGCGTCCAGCGAGGCGATGTGTGCCTCGACCGCCGCCTCGTCCAGCGCGTCGAGCACCGCGGTCTCGGCGTGCCCCCCCGCCGCCACGATGTCCTTCGCCACCGCGTCCAGCGTCTCGCCCGTACGCCCCACCAGGTGCACGCGGGCACCCTCCTGGGCGAAGGTGCGCGCGACGGCGCCGCCGATGGAACCGCCGGCGCCGTAGATGATCGCGGTCTTGTCGGTGAGCAGCATGGTGATCTCTCCTGAAGGTGTACGGCCGTACGAGTGCGTCGTACGGGTCCGTCGAACGTGTCGGTCATGCAGACGTACGCGCCCGCCCGCACTCATCGGTCGCCACTCGCCGGCGGGCACTCATCGGTCTCCGTTCATCGGTCTCCGCTCATCGACCGTCGCTCATCGGTCTCCGCTCATCGACCGTCGCTGATCGACCGTCGCTCAGCGGTCGGCCGGGAGCCGCAGGGGCAGTCCGAACGCCGGGAAGAGGTGCGGCTCGAAGGAGGTGATCTCCACGATGCGGTCGCCCTCGATCCGCAGTACGTCGAGGACCTGGGCGCGGTACACGGTCGTACCGGGCCGTCGTACGTAACCCCCCGCCGCGAGCTGCCCGTTGGCCCGCGCCGGAAGGTGGCGCCAGTGGCCGAGGAACAGCGGGGACGCGGGGTCGAGGCTGATCCCGAGGAACTCGGTGAGCGCGGCGCGGCCGACGAACCAGTACGGGTTCGGCGGCATGGTGAGCCTGATGTCCTCGCTGAGCAGGTCGGTGAACGCGGCCAGGTCGAGGCTTTCGGCGGCTGCCATGTAACGCCCGAGGACCTCTCGTTCCCGGGCGCCGGCTTCCGCGGTCCATTCGGTACGGCGGCGGGGCAGCCGGTCGCGCAGGGTGGGCCGGGCGCGTTGCAGGGCGCTGTTGACCGAGGCCACCGTCATCTCCAGCGCCTCAGCGGTCTCGGCCGCGGAGAGTCCGAGCACGTCGCGCAGGACCAGGACGGCACGCTGGCGGGGCGGCAGGTGCTGGATGGCGGCGAGGAAGACGAGCTCCATGGTCTCCCGGGAGACCGCGAGGGCGTCCGGCTGGTCGTCGGCCGAGGGCAGGTCCTCGTCGGGGTACGGCTGGAGCCAGGTGATGCGGGCCGGGGGTTCGGCGCTGCCGTGGTTCATACCGGGCAGCGGCTCGTACCGCTGGGGACGCCGGGCGGTGCGCCGCTGGAAGTCCAGACAGGTGTTCGTGGCGATCCGGTACAGCCAGGTCCGTACGCTCGCCCGCCCCGCGAAGTCGTCCCGGGCCCGCCAGGCCCGCAGGAACGTCTCCTGGACGAGGTCCTCGGCGTCGTCGTACGAGCCCGCCATCCGGTAGCAGTGCACACGCAGCTCGCGCCGGTACGGCTCGACGAGCGCGGCGAAGTCGCTCTCCCCGAGGGCGGCGTGCGGGCCGGAGCCTTGCGTCACGGAGGTCCGCGTGACGGAAGGCTGCGTGACGGCTTGCTGCCCGGCGGGAGTCCGCGTGACGGAGGTCCGCCCGGCGGAGGTCCGCCCGGCGGGAGGCCGCGTGACGGAATCGCGCGGACCGGAGCCCTGGTCCGGGGAAGTCCGCGGAGCGGTGGCCTGCGGCGCGTCGTGGTCCGCCGTCGCGGGTTCGTCGCCGGGGACCGGCGA
It encodes:
- a CDS encoding sigma-70 family RNA polymerase sigma factor; the protein is MTQGSGPHAALGESDFAALVEPYRRELRVHCYRMAGSYDDAEDLVQETFLRAWRARDDFAGRASVRTWLYRIATNTCLDFQRRTARRPQRYEPLPGMNHGSAEPPARITWLQPYPDEDLPSADDQPDALAVSRETMELVFLAAIQHLPPRQRAVLVLRDVLGLSAAETAEALEMTVASVNSALQRARPTLRDRLPRRRTEWTAEAGAREREVLGRYMAAAESLDLAAFTDLLSEDIRLTMPPNPYWFVGRAALTEFLGISLDPASPLFLGHWRHLPARANGQLAAGGYVRRPGTTVYRAQVLDVLRIEGDRIVEITSFEPHLFPAFGLPLRLPADR
- a CDS encoding SDR family NAD(P)-dependent oxidoreductase; protein product: MLLTDKTAIIYGAGGSIGGAVARTFAQEGARVHLVGRTGETLDAVAKDIVAAGGHAETAVLDALDEAAVEAHIASLDAVDISFNLVTRGDVQGVPLVDLPVEDFVRPVETGIRATFTTARAAARRMAEAGSGVVLTLNSGSAHGSPMMGGTGPADAAIDTLVRNLATELGPRGLRVVGLWAAGVPETLTREKLAAVDSRMDLDETALQGLLANLAGMRMTRRNPTLAEIAATAAFLASDRAGGITGTFVNVTGGMVPH
- a CDS encoding ThiF family adenylyltransferase — translated: MTVTVETLRRPRIKPEHRAYRTIDGNVRIGSVIHGIGAEIADPEGWVWTLVGAMDGTRGPAEVVDAVLRAHPGLPALTDEDTRQAMADLLDAGFVEDAGAPVPVSGRERVRYSRGVPLLRWMDLGPRANPWDAQLRLGSARVLLIGVGGTGGHAAQSLVASGVGHLHCVDPDVVELSNLNRQPLFRESDLGRPKVEAALGTLRALNSDVTVTGERREVRGPEDLAELVRSGAPEVPRPLPVPVPRPFQVPHPLPDPPGAPRPPEARRASEPYDLLVLAADRPDDIRRWANRVCLAAGLPWADAGYRGPLVTAGVHVPGRGACWECLRATEVARRDLRLAPGQDEEAASPHLPWNPASAVTAGLSGGLLAHAALALLTGVPALDPGFRFGMNLMLPGDPVLERSPRRPDCPACGDRPTGEPAREPTGSQTGGGAEGPPGERAGGGTERRAGERAGEQAGERAGGQR